From Calditrichota bacterium, one genomic window encodes:
- a CDS encoding protein kinase: MIEKKILHYKVIEKLGEGGMGVVYLAEDSKLERRVAIKFLPHHITANSDERKRFEIEAKAAAALNHPNIATIHAIEESDTEMFLVMEYIEGKELRNIVRAYCDTPQPINKTIDYAIQIAGGLQAAHEKGIVHRDIKSSNIMVTEDGKVKIMDFGLAKFHGSAQLTQIGTTLGTAAYMSPEQARGDEVDHRSDIWSFGVVLYEMLTGELPFKGEYEQAVIYNILNESPESMTEHSADITEELVHIMDKCLQKEPSNRYQNAEEIIRDLSGKYEQSKSIKISTKKNENAQNKKRGNYYIAAIAGFLIIVFGGYLFFTQKAEDNLTVKDKLIVLPFENLGPSEEEYFAEGITEEITSRLSSLKSLAVISRKSARQYRETEKTIKQIGEELGVKYILEGTVRWARNPDGTDRVRITPQLIQTKQDVNIWTHIYEETIEDIFRVQSEIAHNVVKELGITLEASEVQNLNKTPTENIEAYQSYIRGIYYLNRPHFTRELWLKAVESFEHAVKLDPHFALAYAALSKTHSRMIFVRYDLTPERMTKADSAASKALRFGRDLPEIHLNIGYYYLWAYRDSEMALKEFRIAEQGMPNNADVQRALSSLYSTLGQWDIYMKALKKGIELSPRDPSLVSELAFAYWFNHEFDLGLEASNKAIEISPGSNWPYYYKANIIWSKSGPDDISQAALENASPEHSWWLWYWYWQETMRGNYQKALDLLSKREGMWMNNKICARPNALLAAFIYDFQNKKELAQASYDSARVLLEQAVKETPDDPRYHSSLGIAYAGLGNKVDAIKEGKKAVELLPLSKDAIYGTIFVTDLAHIYTLVGEFDLALKQLEELLIKPSMLSSTWLKNDIRFARMHDKTGFQELTKKYSEKN; this comes from the coding sequence ATGATTGAAAAAAAAATACTTCACTACAAAGTTATAGAAAAACTCGGCGAAGGCGGGATGGGTGTGGTATATCTTGCCGAGGATTCAAAGCTGGAACGCCGGGTAGCCATCAAGTTTCTACCACATCATATAACTGCTAATTCTGATGAGCGAAAGCGTTTTGAGATAGAAGCCAAAGCGGCTGCAGCACTAAACCATCCCAATATTGCCACCATTCATGCTATTGAAGAATCAGATACAGAGATGTTCCTGGTGATGGAGTATATCGAAGGCAAAGAGCTCAGGAATATTGTAAGGGCGTATTGCGATACACCCCAACCAATTAACAAAACAATTGATTACGCCATCCAAATTGCAGGAGGTTTGCAAGCCGCGCATGAAAAAGGGATAGTTCACAGGGATATTAAATCATCCAATATAATGGTTACCGAAGATGGTAAAGTGAAAATCATGGATTTCGGATTGGCCAAGTTTCACGGTTCAGCACAACTTACCCAAATTGGCACAACGCTTGGAACTGCCGCTTATATGAGTCCTGAACAAGCACGGGGTGATGAAGTTGATCACAGATCAGATATCTGGTCATTTGGTGTTGTTTTATATGAAATGTTGACTGGTGAGCTACCTTTCAAAGGCGAATATGAGCAGGCAGTTATTTATAATATTTTAAATGAATCACCTGAATCCATGACAGAGCACTCAGCAGATATTACTGAAGAATTAGTGCATATAATGGATAAGTGCCTGCAAAAGGAACCTTCCAACAGATATCAAAATGCTGAGGAAATAATCAGAGATTTATCTGGAAAGTATGAGCAATCAAAAAGTATAAAAATTTCAACTAAAAAAAATGAAAACGCACAGAATAAGAAAAGGGGTAATTATTATATAGCAGCAATTGCTGGGTTTCTTATTATTGTCTTTGGAGGCTATTTATTTTTCACTCAAAAAGCAGAAGACAATTTGACTGTTAAAGATAAACTGATTGTTTTACCCTTTGAAAATCTTGGACCTTCGGAAGAAGAATATTTTGCTGAAGGTATAACAGAAGAGATTACCAGTCGTTTATCATCTCTAAAATCATTAGCTGTTATTTCACGTAAAAGCGCGCGTCAATACAGGGAAACAGAAAAGACGATTAAACAAATTGGCGAAGAACTTGGAGTAAAATATATTCTTGAAGGGACTGTGCGCTGGGCGAGAAACCCTGATGGCACTGACCGCGTACGCATAACACCACAATTAATTCAGACTAAGCAAGATGTTAATATTTGGACGCATATTTATGAGGAAACAATTGAGGATATTTTTCGCGTTCAATCCGAAATTGCTCATAACGTTGTTAAAGAACTTGGTATTACTTTGGAAGCGTCCGAGGTACAAAACCTGAACAAGACTCCAACAGAAAATATCGAAGCTTATCAATCATATATTAGAGGTATTTATTATTTAAATCGCCCACATTTTACAAGGGAACTTTGGCTTAAAGCGGTTGAAAGTTTTGAGCATGCTGTGAAACTTGATCCACATTTTGCTTTAGCCTATGCCGCACTTTCAAAAACGCATTCCCGCATGATTTTTGTACGGTATGACCTTACTCCTGAAAGAATGACAAAAGCAGACAGCGCTGCCAGTAAAGCATTGCGTTTTGGTAGGGACCTTCCTGAGATTCATCTTAATATCGGATATTATTATTTGTGGGCATATCGAGATTCAGAAATGGCCTTAAAAGAATTCAGGATTGCCGAACAAGGCATGCCAAATAATGCAGATGTACAGAGAGCCTTGTCAAGTCTGTATAGCACTCTTGGGCAGTGGGATATTTATATGAAAGCACTCAAGAAAGGTATTGAACTGAGTCCCAGAGATCCTTCGCTGGTTTCTGAACTTGCTTTTGCTTATTGGTTTAATCATGAATTTGATTTGGGGTTGGAAGCAAGTAACAAGGCAATAGAGATTTCACCCGGGTCAAACTGGCCTTATTATTATAAAGCCAATATTATCTGGAGTAAATCCGGCCCGGATGACATTTCACAGGCTGCTCTTGAAAATGCATCACCGGAGCATAGTTGGTGGTTATGGTATTGGTACTGGCAGGAAACGATGCGTGGGAATTATCAAAAAGCGCTTGATCTTTTATCCAAAAGAGAAGGTATGTGGATGAATAATAAAATTTGTGCGCGACCCAATGCTTTGCTTGCTGCTTTTATTTATGATTTTCAAAATAAAAAGGAACTTGCACAAGCAAGTTATGATTCTGCCCGTGTTCTTCTGGAGCAAGCTGTAAAAGAAACACCGGATGATCCACGTTATCACAGCTCACTTGGTATTGCATATGCAGGTCTCGGAAATAAGGTTGATGCCATTAAAGAAGGTAAAAAAGCAGTTGAGTTGCTTCCACTTTCAAAAGATGCAATTTACGGTACTATTTTCGTAACTGATCTTGCCCACATTTATACATTAGTTGGAGAATTCGATCTTGCGCTGAAGCAGCTTGAAGAATTATTAATAAAACCATCTATGCTTTCCAGCACCTGGTTAAAAAACGATATACGTTTTGCCCGTATGCATGATAAAACTGGATTTCAGGAGTTAACTAAGAAGTATTCGGAGAAAAATTGA
- a CDS encoding DUF4920 domain-containing protein gives MNFKSVIITSLILAGLLFAADTKNFGEKLTLNETTQISKINETPEDFVDKAVLVEGRIIDVCKKRGCWIKIAGDKEFESILVKVDDGVIIFPMESKGKMAKVEGKIEKVEYTMEQTIEKEKHKCEMEGKEFDASKVTKPDVLYRLRALGADIEM, from the coding sequence ATGAACTTTAAATCTGTTATAATTACATCACTAATTTTGGCTGGATTGCTTTTTGCAGCCGATACAAAAAATTTTGGAGAAAAGCTGACCCTTAATGAAACTACTCAGATTTCAAAAATAAACGAAACACCGGAAGACTTTGTAGATAAGGCTGTTCTTGTAGAAGGCCGTATCATTGACGTTTGTAAAAAACGTGGCTGCTGGATTAAAATTGCTGGTGATAAAGAGTTTGAATCTATTCTTGTTAAAGTAGACGATGGTGTAATAATTTTCCCAATGGAAAGCAAAGGTAAAATGGCCAAAGTTGAAGGGAAAATTGAAAAAGTAGAATATACAATGGAACAAACCATTGAAAAAGAAAAGCACAAATGCGAGATGGAAGGCAAGGAATTTGATGCATCTAAAGTTACAAAGCCAGATGTATTGTATCGTTTACGCGCACTTGGTGCTGATATTGAAATGTAA
- a CDS encoding protein kinase has product MIGKAILHYKILEKLGQGGMGIVYLAEDTKLERQVAIKFLPHHIAGNTDERKRFETEAKAAAALNHPNIATIHAIEESENEMFLVMEYIEGIELKQQIDRGKLGIERTVDIAIQIAEGLQAAHKKGIAHRDIKSSNIMLTVDGKVKIMDFGLAKFRSSTPAKAGTTVGTAAYMSPEMSNGEEADHRTDIWSFGIVVYEMIAGQLPFQGDYELAVLYAIVNEPPKPLSDYIKGIPKVLETVIDKCLMKDVEERYQNIESILQESIFKSYHSISSEAIEELEDVKSSVKIRKTHLFALITLFVVLAFFVSQIVFINEPDIAKQENSNILLKRIAVLPFNNLNNNPESNYLGFALSDRIISSLAYIEELLVRPSRSVRPYQNIEVETKSIAEKLKVDYILSGNYLKENDMVRLSLELIDVKTNNLIWHEGIELPFENTFKLQDLVSQKVVDNLKIHFSSKSTDDNSTNNPAAYEYFLRALSYPLSLEGHQLSIEMFKKSIELDSTFAPAYAELGFRLHLIASYDLNERSRLEDAEKAYEKALAINKNLLTGLSQLAVLYTEKNKAVKAVELIKKALAINPNNAGAHFWLGYIYRYTGLLKESVEEMEKAVALDPGNPRFRSLGVTYIYQQQFEKALIGLNLDEESTYTKAWKGNIYLRKSQFAKAKKYLSDAITQQPGGSLGTWSKAMLYYIDGEIDKGLEMIRKLETSDVFDGEQFYNYANLYGLYGKKEDCIRVLKKAVESGFYCYPFLLNDSFLNNVRNDDAFQKILIDAKEKHESFKKKFFLE; this is encoded by the coding sequence ATGATTGGAAAGGCTATCCTCCATTACAAAATTCTTGAAAAGCTGGGTCAAGGCGGCATGGGTATAGTATACCTTGCAGAGGATACCAAGCTGGAAAGACAGGTAGCCATAAAATTCCTACCTCACCATATTGCAGGGAATACAGATGAACGTAAGCGTTTTGAAACGGAAGCTAAAGCGGCCGCAGCTCTAAACCATCCAAATATTGCTACTATTCATGCCATTGAAGAATCTGAAAATGAAATGTTTCTTGTAATGGAATATATAGAGGGGATAGAGTTAAAACAGCAGATTGACAGAGGCAAACTTGGGATTGAAAGAACTGTCGACATTGCCATCCAAATTGCCGAAGGATTGCAAGCCGCTCATAAAAAAGGGATAGCTCACCGCGATATTAAATCTTCAAATATAATGTTAACAGTCGATGGCAAAGTAAAAATAATGGATTTTGGACTGGCAAAGTTCAGATCATCCACACCGGCAAAAGCTGGAACAACTGTTGGTACTGCTGCATACATGTCACCCGAGATGTCCAATGGGGAAGAAGCAGATCATCGAACTGACATTTGGTCATTTGGAATTGTTGTTTATGAAATGATTGCAGGACAATTGCCTTTTCAAGGGGATTATGAACTGGCAGTGTTGTATGCAATTGTAAATGAACCTCCAAAACCTTTATCAGATTATATTAAAGGTATTCCGAAAGTTTTAGAAACAGTTATTGATAAATGTTTGATGAAAGATGTTGAAGAACGCTACCAAAATATTGAAAGCATTTTACAAGAAAGCATTTTTAAAAGTTACCATTCTATTTCTTCGGAAGCGATTGAGGAGTTGGAAGATGTAAAGAGTTCTGTGAAAATACGAAAAACCCATCTTTTTGCACTAATAACGCTTTTTGTAGTTCTGGCTTTTTTTGTATCCCAAATTGTATTTATAAACGAACCCGATATAGCCAAACAAGAAAATAGTAACATACTACTGAAAAGAATTGCGGTTCTTCCATTCAATAATTTAAATAATAATCCTGAGTCCAATTATCTTGGATTTGCCCTTTCAGACAGGATAATAAGCTCACTGGCATATATTGAAGAGTTACTTGTCCGTCCCTCGCGATCTGTTAGACCTTATCAAAATATTGAGGTTGAAACCAAGAGTATCGCAGAAAAATTAAAAGTTGATTATATACTTTCTGGCAATTATCTCAAAGAAAATGATATGGTCCGGCTTTCCCTGGAACTAATTGATGTAAAAACAAATAATTTGATTTGGCATGAAGGAATTGAATTACCATTTGAGAATACTTTTAAGCTGCAAGATTTGGTTTCTCAAAAAGTAGTAGATAATTTAAAAATCCACTTTTCATCAAAATCTACAGACGATAATTCCACAAATAACCCTGCAGCATATGAGTATTTTTTACGTGCTTTGTCATATCCCTTAAGCCTTGAAGGGCATCAACTCTCAATTGAAATGTTCAAAAAATCTATAGAGCTTGATTCGACTTTTGCACCGGCCTATGCAGAACTTGGCTTCCGCCTTCATTTAATTGCCAGCTACGATCTTAATGAAAGAAGCAGGCTTGAAGATGCAGAGAAAGCATATGAGAAAGCGTTGGCAATTAATAAAAATTTGCTCACGGGACTAAGTCAGTTAGCGGTGTTATATACAGAAAAGAATAAAGCAGTAAAAGCGGTTGAGCTAATTAAAAAGGCGCTGGCTATAAACCCAAATAATGCCGGGGCTCATTTTTGGCTTGGTTACATTTATCGATACACAGGATTGCTAAAAGAGTCTGTAGAGGAAATGGAAAAGGCAGTTGCCTTAGATCCCGGCAATCCCCGTTTCAGATCGTTGGGTGTAACTTATATTTATCAGCAACAGTTTGAGAAAGCATTGATTGGTTTAAATTTAGATGAAGAAAGTACATACACAAAGGCCTGGAAAGGAAATATCTATTTAAGAAAAAGCCAATTTGCAAAAGCCAAAAAGTATTTATCGGATGCAATTACACAACAACCCGGTGGTTCGCTGGGAACCTGGTCAAAGGCAATGCTTTACTATATCGATGGAGAAATTGATAAAGGTCTAGAGATGATCAGAAAACTTGAAACATCTGATGTGTTTGATGGAGAACAATTTTACAATTACGCTAATTTATACGGGCTTTATGGAAAAAAAGAAGATTGTATCCGTGTTTTAAAAAAGGCAGTTGAAAGCGGTTTTTATTGCTACCCATTTTTACTAAATGATTCTTTTTTAAATAATGTTCGAAACGATGATGCTTTTCAAAAGATACTTATTGACGCAAAGGAAAAACACGAATCATTTAAAAAGAAATTCTTTTTGGAATAG